A region of the Gopherus flavomarginatus isolate rGopFla2 chromosome 3, rGopFla2.mat.asm, whole genome shotgun sequence genome:
tcttcactgaagcactacatcagtgtagctgcactgctgcagtattttaagtgtagatctgcCCTAAGAAACTGATGTAAAGGGCTTTAATGTTATGGGAATGATTGATAGCAGTTTTGTGGGTTAAAACTACTACTTCccttcaccttccctcctcccaccctcttTAGGAAGATGGGAAATCTCCTTTGTAATCTTACTTCACACAACTATGTACAAGTGTGGAGACCCTTGTGGATGAGTAGAACAGCTGTGTCACACCACCAGTGTAATGAAGAGCTGTAGactttatttttcctgttttatAAATCCAGCCTTTTGCTTTATGAAAAGCTACTATAGATACTAGGTGGAAACTGAACAAAAGAGTCACCATCTTGTTTAATTTCCCTACTGCAGAATAGAGTTCATAGCTAGTTTTGTGAGTTTGCTGAAAACTATTTTAACTGTTATATAGATGGTTGCacatctgagggcttggctacactcacactttacagcgctgcaactggggtgtgaaaaaacccccctgagtgctgcaagatacagcgctgtaaagcgtcagtgtaatcagggcagctgcgctgggagcgcggctcccagcgctgcacgctacacccgtaacggatgtggtttacatgcagcgctgggagagctctctcccagctctgccgctctgactacactcacacttcaaagcgctgccgcggcagcgctccgaaattccaaatgtagccataccctgaggagGCACTGATGTGTGTCACATGAGTTACTGAAATAAGAGTATGAAACTACTGCTGTCTAACTTCAGAGGACACAGTATAAGTGTGTATATGTAGTTGGAGTGAGCTATTTCTAGTCCAATTCCATATCGTTCTACTACCATGAAGGAAGGTCTGATGCAGAGCACTTATTTCCTTTACAATTTTATATAAACACTCAAAACTGCAAATGTAGTGGGACTAATGAATTGTTGTACAATTCATTTAGTTTGGAGGATGATGGAATCCTAGTAGTCAGCATGGAGAATTGCATTGGTCcctcaaacattttgttttttggcTACATAAAAGCGCTCTAATAAGAGCAAATTTTACTTGGTTATTCCTTCCACTCCAGTGCTCTACCTGACTGTTGTCTATTTCCTCTCTGTTGATGCAGAATGAAACTTCTCTTGCTGCCTGGAGCTACCACTACTTTAATTTCTCAGTGTCACTTGCAGTGTGAGTCTGCTGTCATGTAGATTTGCTAACTCTCTAGTTTTGTTGTCACATGCTGCTAATTTAACATTTTTGACTATACATTGAAGAAACTGCCCAGAATAcatcttttttgggggggcggggggcaagggAGAGGATCAAGACTGCTTCTGAGAATCATGATCTGGGCTGCAACTAGTAAGCATCCCCAAATGAAGACTGACAGGCATCAATCACCAAGTAAGCTTAGaagccacagtttgagaatcataAATTAGAAGTTAAAATTTTAGCAGACTTAGTAAAAATTTGTACTGGCAGGTTACAGAAAAACAGGCTTAATGCAGTTCTTGGGTTATGGAAATCTCAAGCCTTGATCATtgatctgttttaaaattcaaaaccAAATTGTTAGAAGGTAATTTGGAACTGGCAGTAATTGTTTTTCAAAAAACAGCTTGGCaataaaatggaaatttttaaaatttgcatgaaaagcttttgttttctcttttcttcctcctgCACTTTCCTTCCACTAAGAATTGGggtggcagaggggaaggaagacAGATACCAACAAAACTCTTGGCCCTCTTTGCTTTATagaaaaactttaataaaaaattttTCATGGAACAAAAGTTGTTCTAATATTTTTTTTGcagaatgtgttttttttaaccagcttTATTAGCAATACTTACATTTCTACTGATTTTGCAAGTGTAAACATGACTATGTATAAATTTGGTTGTCTTCCAGAATGCTCTCGAATAGTAGTTAGTAAAAAGTTTTAATGCTTTAGTTTCTAGATTGAAATATTGGCATGTATTCTCACTGAAAATTATGGACTCCCATCACCATCTCTCCATATACGTTGAGCATTTTTCTTCCTATTAAATAAAGCAGTGGTTCtgaaactgtgggttgggatcccaaagtgggtcacaaccccattttaatggggtcgccagggctggtggtagagttgctggggcctggggccaaagtCTAAGCCCCACCCAGGGCCGAAGCTGAAGCCCATGTCCCActgtgcagggctgaagcccaggagtgccaccagcttttttggcgccctaggcggcggaaggtcctgcccctgaAATGGCACCCCCAAAATACCACTGACAACCAGGACGGCTGAGGATCCGGTCACCGCCCCACAAATGTTAGCAATGGGTTGCATCGGCCCTGCCGAAGCCCGAAGtcatcagccctgggtggtggggctcaggctacagtCCCCTgacccttgggctttggcttgggCTCCCGCACCTGAATgaagtgcagtgaagtttgagaacccctgaaataAGGTGCTCGAAGCTAAAACCTGAATGTTCTTTAGAGTTAATTAAATGATGTATTTAAAAGTAGAAGTGGCTATTTAGTACATTAGATGCAACATAATTGTTTATAGGCCTCCACTGTCTTATTTATTGATTTTTGCATTATTTTTCCCTTTCATGCTGTCTCAATATTGTTTACATGTAAGCTTGAAAGGGGAggtagagagaaaaggaaaaacaaaggtgtttggtttttttttttgcccaaatgtaattttaattttttgcaaGCATATTTGTGAATACAAATAAAGTGCCACTCCTTAAACTATTACCTGCTTAGTTGATCCAGATTCCAGAGATTCTTGGCAAACTCTTCTGGGCAGTCATACATCTTCAGATGTCTCCAGACTCTGTTCATCTATATACAGGACTCTTCAGTAAAATTTTCTATAAAAATACATAATGGAGAATGTTCACATGGGTGGAGGTTAAGATATTTTAATTAAGGGCTAATGGACATTAAAATGTACTGTACATTGCAGGTGAATACATAAAGATATATACCATAGTGCTTTGAATTTATAACAAACTCAGATTTTCATTTATTCTTAGCATATTGATATTTCATATGAAATCCATGCAGTTGTATCAAGAGAAGTTAGGGCTATTCCTATATTTCTGACAACACTCTACTTCTCTCAACACTTTGTAGTCCTTGCTTATCCAGTAGCAAGCTCTCTAACAACTGAGTAAGCTGTCTTATGCATAGAGTGATCTGAGACAGCTTCAAAAGTGCAATTGAAAAACCTGTTCAGAAATAGACCACAAAAATAGCAATACCATGTCAACTAGAGAGCTGTCTTCAGGAACTCTCTGAAAGCTAGATGACTATGTAacactaaattatttttttcctcttctctttttcagatCTTTCCTGAaagaagctccagggtcccatcacTACTCATTCTTCAGTATGTTTAAGGGTTTGTATCACAAGAGTAAAATACTGAATGTGCATGTGGGCTGCATTTCAAATGAGAATGAAGTGTGAATAGTTTCCCTAGTAAATGAGTTGTAAATTGAAATGCCAACAGATCTCTGGAGTGTGTGTAAAATGTCCCTGTTAAATTCAGGTTGGAATATTTACTAGAAGTACTTAAGCTACTAACACTTCACATTCTCTGTATTGCACAAAACCCCAATTAGATGAAATAATTTAGAGAACCAATATGGGTAAACCAGTTTTGTCTAGGGGAAAAAACAATTTTCTTcctattgcattttaaaatgccaacattttaaaaagggattCAGCGGGTCTAAGTAATCTATCTTAGACCAGCCATACCAGAATTAACACACTTCATCCAGTAATGCAGTAGAAAAGATGGTATGAGGGGAAAATTAACACTTTAATTTATAGCTTCAATACTAGTGCTGGTCATAAAATGAGAAAACAGTCCCATGAAAGCTCAGACTACATCTAAACTTTCAAAAGTCTAAACTTTAACTGCCCTATTCATTACATTTTCTAAATGTCAGGAAACTTTTAACTAAACCATTCACCATTAAAGCAAAGACTTTTTTAAATCAACTTTTGATTTTAAAAGCTACTGGTAAAATGTAGAATTGAATTGCAGAATAACTGTATTTCTTAGAAATGActtctattttgtttttgttttagggcTTTTCCTCCAGTGTCCAGTGCATATATGCACACTTTTGAGAAATGAGAACAGATGACTTTGAAGCTGTTGAAGTGGGTTGGAGACCATGAGTacaaagaaacttttttttagcCAAGTGAAGGTATCTGATGTCATCTGAAATGCTGAGAAGAAAATTTCGTTTTTGTCATATTTTACGCTTCAGGCACCTCCTTGTGCTACTTTTTACTTTAGTGGCCTTTTCGGTTCTAAAAAGTAACCAAAAGCCAGACTACTTGAATCAAAGACATCTAGAGCTGACTGGTGAAGATCCTACCAGTAATATTAATTGCTCTAAGATACTGCAGGGTGATATAGAGGAAATTCAAAAAGTAAAGCTTGAGTTGTTAACTGTGTCATTTAAGAAACGCCCTAAGCTAACAGCAAGTGATTATATTAATATGACAACAGATTGTGCCTCTTTTACCAAGATGCGGAAGTATATTACGGAACCTCTCAGTAAAGAAGAAGCTGAATTTCCAATTGCCTATTCAATAGTGGTATATCACAAAATTGACATGTTTGATAGACTTCTAAGATCAATCTATGCTCCTCAGAATTATTACTGCATTCATGTTGACAAAAAGTCTCCAGAATCTTTTCTGGCAGCAGTTAAGGGAATTGTGTCCTGTTTTGATAATGTCTTTATTGCCAGCCAATTGGAGAGTGTAGTGTACGCTTCGTGGAGCAGGGTACAGGCAGACCTCAACTGCATGAAAGATCTCTACAGGAGAAGTACAAACTGGAAATATTTGATAAATCTTTGTGGTATGGACTTTCCTATTAAGACCAACCAGGAAATGGTGGAGAAATTGAAAGCCCTAAAGGGTGAAAACAGCTTAGAAACTGAGAAAATGCCTTCCAACAAAGAAATACGATGGAAAAAACACTATGAAATTGTTGATGGTAAGCTAAAGAACATGGGAATAGACAAACAACCTCCACCTCTTAGTACACCTGTTTTCTCTGGCAGTGCCTATTTTGTTGCTAGTAGGAGATTTGTAGAGTACGTGCTAGAAAACAGCAAAATCCTTGAATTTATTGAATGGGCTAAAGACACTTATAGCCCTGATGAATACTTGTGGGCTACTATTCAAAGAATCCCTGAAGTTCCAGGGGCAGTTTCTTCCAGTGACAAATATGACGTTTCTGACATGAATGCTCTTGCCAGGTTTGTGAAGTGGCATTATTTTGAAGGGGATGTGTCAAAAGGTGCCCCCTATCCTCCGTGCAATGGAATTCATgtgcgctctgtgtgtgtgtttggcgtGGGAGACTTGAACTGGATGTTACAGAAACACCACTTATTTGCTAACAAGTTTGATACTGATATTGACCCCTTTGCAATTCAGTGCTTGGAAGAATATTTGAGAGGGAAAGCTTTGCATcaacacaaaaattaaaatgctatCTTGTGTA
Encoded here:
- the GCNT1 gene encoding beta-1,3-galactosyl-O-glycosyl-glycoprotein beta-1,6-N-acetylglucosaminyltransferase — protein: MSSEMLRRKFRFCHILRFRHLLVLLFTLVAFSVLKSNQKPDYLNQRHLELTGEDPTSNINCSKILQGDIEEIQKVKLELLTVSFKKRPKLTASDYINMTTDCASFTKMRKYITEPLSKEEAEFPIAYSIVVYHKIDMFDRLLRSIYAPQNYYCIHVDKKSPESFLAAVKGIVSCFDNVFIASQLESVVYASWSRVQADLNCMKDLYRRSTNWKYLINLCGMDFPIKTNQEMVEKLKALKGENSLETEKMPSNKEIRWKKHYEIVDGKLKNMGIDKQPPPLSTPVFSGSAYFVASRRFVEYVLENSKILEFIEWAKDTYSPDEYLWATIQRIPEVPGAVSSSDKYDVSDMNALARFVKWHYFEGDVSKGAPYPPCNGIHVRSVCVFGVGDLNWMLQKHHLFANKFDTDIDPFAIQCLEEYLRGKALHQHKN